Proteins from one Mastacembelus armatus chromosome 16, fMasArm1.2, whole genome shotgun sequence genomic window:
- the dhdds gene encoding dehydrodolichyl diphosphate synthase complex subunit DHDDS, which translates to MSWIREGELNLIEKLSANVLKAGPMPKHVAFIMDGNRRFARKKNMERQEGHMQGFNKLAETLRWCKHLDIQEVTVYAFSIENFKRPKDEVDGLMELARQKFERLLEEHENLEKHGVCIRVLGDLNMLPLDLQKLIAKAVVTTRSHNKCFLNVCFAYTSRYEITNAVREMAWGVEQGLIRASDVSEVLLSDCLYSNNSPNPDLLIRTSGEVRLSDFLLWQSSHSCIVFQSVLWPEYSFWNLCEAILQYQLNHKSIQKARDLHREHQALQQLEADRDCIAEHLQHHGNGKPADAQRRQEALLHYAACREERVQEFLQALKHKRDSFFNDLCSEAVLA; encoded by the exons ATGTCGTGGATAAGGGAAGGTGAATTAAACCTGATTGAAAAACTTTCAGCCAATGTCCTGAAG GCAGGACCCATGCCTAAACATGTGGCCTTCATCATGGATGGTAACCGTCGCTTTGCACGTAAGAAGAATATGGAGCGCCAGGAAGGGCATATGCAGGGCTTCAACAAGCTGGCAGAG ACCCTACGCTGGTGTAAGCATCTGGACATCCAAGAGGTTACAGTATATGCCTTCAGCATTGAGAACTTCAAGCGCCCTAAAGATGAGGTGGATGGGTTGATGGAGTTGGCCAGGCAGAAATTTGAGAGGCTGTTGGAGGAACA TGAAAATCTGGAGAAGCATGGTGTGTGTATCCGGGTGCTGGGTGACTTGAATATGCTGCCTCTTGACCTTCAGAAGCTGATTGCTAAAGCTGTGGTCACAACCAGGAGTCACAATAA ATGCTTCTTGAATGTGTGTTTTGCCTACACATCAAGATATGAAATCACCAATGCAGTCAGAGAAATGGCTTGGGGAGTGGAGCAGGGCCTGATCAGAGCAAG CGATGTTTCAGAAGTGCTGCTGAGTGATTGTCTGTACAGCAATAACTCTCCCAATCCTGATCTGCTCATTCGCACCTCTGGAGAGGTGCGTCTCAGCGACTTCCTCCTTTGGCAG AGTTCCCACTCCTGTATAGTGTTTCAGTCAGTTTTGTGGCCAGAGTACTCATTTTGGAACCTGTGTGAAGCCATTCTGCAATATCAATTAAATCACAAATCAATTCAG AAAGCCAGAGATCTCCACAGAGAGCATCAGGCCTTACAGCAGCTAGAGGCAGATCGTGACTGTATTGCAGAACACCTGCAGCATCATGGGAATGGAAAGCCTGCCGACGCCCAGAGAAGACAAGAGGCACTGCTACACTATGCTGCCTGCCGGGAAGAACGAGTTCAGGAATTCCTACAAGCACTGAAGCACAAGAGAGACTCCTTCTTTAATGACTTATGCAGTGAAGCTGTTTTGGCCTAG
- the ago1 gene encoding protein argonaute-1, whose product MEPGPSGAVPMGVFPPPLQQVFHAPRRPGMGTVGKPIKLLANYFEVEIPKMDVYHYEVDIKPDKCPRRVNREVVEYMVQHFKPQLFGDRKPVYDGKKNIYTVLALPIGSEKVDFEVTIPGEGKDRIFKVSIRWLAKVSWRLLQETLVSGRLQVPLDSVQALDVAMRHLASMRYTPVGRSFFSPPEGYYHPLGGGREVWFGFHQSVRPAMWKMMLNIDVSATAFYKAQPVIEFMCEVLDIRNIDEQPKTLTDSQRVRFTKEIKGLKVEVTHCGQMKRKYRVCNVTRRPASHQTFPLQLESGQTVECTVAQYFKQKYNLQLKYPHLPCLQVGQEQKHTYLPLEVCNIVAGQRCIKKLTDNQTSTMIKATARSAPDRQEEISRLMKNANFNLDPYIQEFGIKVKDDMAEVTGRVLPAPILQYGGRNRAIATPNQGVWDMRGKQFYNGIEIKVWAIACFAPQKQCREEVLKNFTDQLRKISKDAGMPIQGQPCFCKYAQGADSVEPMFRHLKNTYSGLQLIIVILPGKTPVYAEVKRVGDTLLGMATQCVQVKNVVKTSPQTLSNLCLKINVKLGGINNILVPHQRSAVFQQPVIFLGADVTHPPAGDGKKPSITAVVGSMDAHPSRYCATVRVQRPRQEIIEDLSYMVRELLIQFYKSTRFKPTRIIFYRDGVPEGQLPQILHYELLAIRDACIKLEKDYQPGITYIVVQKRHHTRLFCADKSERIGKSGNIPAGTTVDTSITHPFEFDFYLCSHAGIQGTSRPSHYYVLWDDNRFTADELQILTYQLCHTYVRCTRSVSIPAPAYYARLVAFRARYHLVDKEHDSGEGSHVSGQSNGRDPQALAKAVQIHHDTLRTMYFA is encoded by the exons ATGGAGCCGGGACCGTCTGGCGCTG TGCCCATGGGGGTCTTCCCCCCACCACTGCAGCAGGTGTTCCATGCCCCCCGCCGGCCGGGCATGGGTACAGTGGGCAAGCCCATCAAGCTGCTGGCCAACTACTTTGAAGTGGAGATCCCAAAAATGGACGTGTACCACTATGAGGTGGACATTAAGCCTGACAAGTGCCCACGAAGAGTCAACAG GGAGGTGGTGGAGTATATGGTGCAACACTTCAAGCCCCAGCTCTTTGGCGACAGAAAGCCAGTGTATGACGGCAAGAAGAACATCTACACTGTGCTAGCACTTCCGATTGGGAGCGAGAAG GTGGATTTTGAGGTAACCATCCCAGGGGAAGGTAAGGACCGAATCTTCAAGGTGTCCATCCGTTGGCTGGCCAAGGTGTCATGGCGcctgctgcaggagactctggTCAGTGGCCGGCTGCAGGTCCCCCTTGACTCCGTCCAAGCCCTGGACGTGGCCATGCGCCACCTGGCCTCTATGAG GTACACTCCAGTAGGCCGTTCATTTTTCTCCCCACCTGAGGGATACTACCACCCGCTGGGTGGGGGGAGGGAAGTCTGGTTTGGTTTCCACCAGTCTGTGCGACCCGCCATGTGGAAGATGATGCTTAACATTGATG TGTCCGCTACGGCCTTTTACAAAGCTCAGCCTGTAATTGAGTTCATGTGTGAGGTTTTGGACATCCGTAACATTGACGAACAGCCCAAGACTCTCACTGACTCGCAAAGGGTCCGCTTCACCAAGGAGATTAAAG GTTTGAAGGTGGAGGTAACTCACTGTGGTCAAATGAAGAGGAAGTATCGTGTATGCAATGTCACACGACGTCCTGCCAGCCACCAGAC GTTTCCCCTCCAGCTCGAAAGTGGGCAAACAGTAGAATGTACAGTGGCCCAGTACTTCAAGCAGAAGTACAACCTGCAGCTAAAATACCCCCACCTGCCCTGTCTACAGGTGGGGCAGGAGCAAAAACATACCTACCTGCCCCTGGAG GTATGTAATATTGTAGCAGGTCAACGATGCATCAAGAAGCTGACAGATAATCAAACCTCCACTATGATCAAAGCCACTGCTCGCTCCGCACCTGATAGACAAGAGGAGATCAGCAGGCTG ATGAAGAACGCTAACTTCAACCTGGACCCATACATCCAGGAGTTTGGGATCAAAGTGAAAGATGACATGGCTGAGGTGACGGGCAGGGTGCTGCCAGCCCCTATCCTGCAGTACGGAGGACGG AACCGTGCCATAGCTACCCCCAACCAGGGAGTGTGGGACATGAGGGGAAAGCAGTTTTACAATGGCATTGAGATCAAAGTGTGGGCAATTGCCTGCTTTGCCCCCCAGAAACAGTGCAGAGAAGAGGTGCTTAA GAACTTCACAGACCAGCTGCGTAAGATCTCTAAGGATGCTGGGATGCCGATTCAAGGCCAGCCATGCTTCTGTAAATATGCCCAGGGAGCAGACAGTGTGGAGCCAATGTTCAGACACCTGAAGAACACATACTCTGGACTGCAGCTCATCATTGTCATCCTGCCAGGAAAAACTCCTGTCTAcg CTGAGGTGAAACGTGTTGGAGACACTCTCCTTGGCATGGCCACCCAGTGTGTTCAGGTGAAGAACGTGGTAAAGACATCACCTCAGACTCTCTCAAACCTGTGCCTCAAGATCAATGTGAAGCTGGGAGGCATTAACAACATTCTGGTGCCTCACCAACG GTCAGCAGTGTTTCAGCAGCCGGTTATCTTCCTGGGAGCAGATGTTACGCACCCCCCTGCGGGAGATGGCAAGAAGCCTTCCATTACTGCT GTGGTAGGCAGTATGGATGCTCATCCCAGCAGATACTGTGCCACAGTGCGAGTCCAGAGACCCAGACAGGAAATCATTGAAGATTTGTCATATATGGTGCGTGAACTGCTAATTCAGTTCTACAAGTCAACCCGATTCAAGCCCACCAGAATCATTTTCTACAGAGATGGAGTTCCTGAGGGACAGTTGCCGCAG ATTCTCCACTACGAACTCCTAGCCATCAGAGATGCATGCATCAAGCTAGAGAAAGACTATCAGCCAGGCATCACCTACATTGTGGTACAGAAACGCCACCACACGCGCCTCTTCTGTGCTGACAAGTCTGAAAGG aTTGGGAAGAGTGGCAATATTCCTGCAGGGACTACAGTGGACACCAGCATCACTCATCCCTTTGAGTTTGACTTCTACCTGTGTAGCCATGCAGGCATACAG gGTACCAGCCGGCCATCTCATTACTATGTCCTCTGGGATGACAATCGCTTCACGGCTGATGAGTTGCAGATTCTAACGTACCAGCTGTGCCACACTTACGTGCGTTGTACCCGCTCAGTCTCCATCCCAGCTCCAGCCTACTATGCTCGTCTTGTGGCCTTCCGTGCTCGCTACCATCTGGTGGACAAAGAACATGACAG tggAGAGGGCAGCCACGTGTCTGGTCAGAGTAACGGTCGGGATCCACAGGCACTGGCAAAAGCAGTTCAGATTCACCACGACACCCTGAGGACCATGTACTTCGCCTGA